AAACGCCTCGGACTATTGGCTATTAATGGCCGGTTTCAAGTTCGATGCGTTTCCAATGGTGATCTCGTGGCAGGCCGTCATCGGGGGCTTTCGTCTCAAATGCTACGTCCGAAATGGAATAATACTGGCAAACTTGTAGACATGCATGCCTGGTATTAGGCAGCGCTGTCACTGGCCCACTTTTCGATCAGTGAAAATTTGGCAATCGGCGCGCTTACAAACGCTGACTGATCCGTGACTGGAAACATATGCTTCTGACGGGACCAATTGCGAAGACGGGGAGGCAGCAACTATCGCCGTCGGCTGCTGGGTTTCGTCCATCGAAGAAGACAGGCGGCTTTCTGCGGGCCTAAGACAAGATTCTTTGTATCGCAGTTCGTCTAGCAGCGCTTCGGTTGGATATGCGCGAAGTCGCGGCCGCGCCGCTCATGCCTGCGCGGCATCTAGTAGTCGGTTACCCAGCCGGGCTTATCTCTCAACATCGGACTCTCCAACGATTGGTTCGTGCCAAAGTAGCGGCATAATCCATTCGGCGCAACGGCTTCGCAAAACGTTCATCGGCCAGACGACGACCGCCTCGACTCGAAGCCATGGCCTTCGGGCTTTCGTCGACCGAATGATGACCGGTTCGAGCGACCACTCTCTCGATTTTGCCCCTCTGATCCTTCAGTTTGGAGAGCATCTTGATGCAAGAAGTGGTGAGAGTAACAGGCGGCAATGGCAGAACGCTGCAGAGATTATGTGCGACGGTCGCTCAAACTGCTGAATGCATCCAATAAGGCCGCACCGGACAAAGCATGGGCACCATTTCATCTGTTTCCCTCAAACAGGCAAGGAGATGCCGGTGGAGGGCTGGGCAAATGGCCACCTGAAGATCAGTGAAATGGTCGATGCTGGGGCAAATAGTTGGCGATGTCGTCCGCAGACGCCGGAGGACCGGGCTCGGTCCGCAGTCAGCTTTAAACAGCCGACGCGAGGACGGCGATAGCGATTCGGCTTAAGAGGATCTGTCGGAGCGTATGGACGGACGCAGCGCCAACGGAGAGGTAAGAGCGCGCATTCAACGTAGTCGTTTTCCGCGATGCAAGAAATGTGTCGGCTCTTTGGAGCGGACACACTTCCAAAGGAACCGCGAAAGATTCCGCTAAGCGGCTAACGCCGTATGCCAGCCATCAGACTCGTGGCGGAACTGAATCTGCTCAGCATCAAGTGACTGGTCAGATTCGGTAATACTCTCGATCAAGCGACTCAGTTCCTCATCCTTTTTCTTGTTCGCATAGATGATGCGCAGAAGCCGTTCCGCCGCACGATTGGAGACCGGCTTATTTGAGGCCTTTTCCCACTTCGCAATACTTTGCTCGTTGGTCGACAAGCGGTCAGCAAGTCCACGTTGCGAGAAATCAAGCTCCAAACGAAGGAATCTGAACTCAGCACCATTCATGGTCCGGTGCTGCCTTACGATGCTATCGCCGATGGCGTTGTGCAGGCCTACCATATCTTCTATCGAAAAAGTCTCTCCATAGCCGGACGTATCTTCGACAGTGTACCCAGATGCCAAGTAGACATTGTCCAGACCGCATTCAATATAATGGTACATCTTCATCTCCTTGTCCCGCCCGAGCTACTACATCGCCGAAATTACGAGGACGTGCTTTTCCCAAATAATGGCAACTGGGACGGTCAACTCTTGTCCTGCTCCATGGCGGTGCACGTCAGCTTTCCAATTACCCTTGATATCGATAATAGGATCGATAATTACTGTTCCTTTTAGAAGGCAGTTTCGGATCATGGTCGTTGTGATCTTCCGTTCTGGATGATCCTGCTTAGCGTGTCTGGTGTATTGGACTTTGCCATTGATCGTAAAATCGCGAACGAGTTTCTGAAACTCACCGCGCGACATTTTTTTGGGTTGCTCAGATTCTCGCGCTCCGAAATCGACTACATTCGACAATCTTGCTCTCCAGTTTCCTATACAATGTATAGGTTCTGGCCATGGAAAAGTCAATGGTTGATGTATTCGGCTGTCGCCGCTCACACGTCGGCGCGGATGAGACCGCCTTCCTGCTACACCGCTGACGCGCTGACCTTGGTGGATTGCCGATTTCCCGAGCATATTCGCACGGCATGACAGGGCGTCGATCGCAAGTGATCTTTCGACGCGACTTCTCCGGCTCGAGCCCACATACGGACCCGGATAGATGCTCGGCGTCAGCCTTCGACTCTGGTAAAGCCCAGCCACGAGGGGCGCTGATGCCAACGGTTCAAAGCCCGCAGCCTGCGGAGCGACACCACGGCACCCCCTTGACACCACGAACCGCCAGCTAAACCGTCCTTAGCCGCAGCAGCTTCTGCGCCACTAGATGGCTGTTTTCATGCAGTGTTCGGGAAGTGACTTTTTAAAATTGGCGTGCAATACCCACTTTTCTGGAAAACCCAAGGGGGCATTTTTAGACACGGTTCTCATCACCGGAACGTTGACGAACATCTGCTGCGAGTCCTCGCCCCGTGATGCCTATGCCAGCGGATTCCGGGTAGTTTTCGTGGTTGACGCGACGGCTGCCAGCCGCGACCAGGACCACAACGCAACGCTCCACAATATCTATCGTAGCTTTGGCGATGTGCGACCGACAGACGAAGCCATTGCTCTTCTGTCCGTATACCGGGTCTAGGTACCCGGTGCTTTAGGTTTGGGCTATTCAGCTATGACGGTACCTTGGTGAAAGACAATTTGCCATGTGTCTGCATTTTTCCGCCAGAGTGTCGTTCTGCGAGTTCTCCGATCCGGCTGCTGCAAGATGTAGTTGAGCTGGTAAAGACCTTCCGCAAGCTGGCGAATGGAGAATTCCGAGCATGACCAGCCTTCAGGCTCCGGGGTTTTGTAAAATTCCAAAAGGTTCTCTATGACAAATTCTCGGTCGTAGGCTTTGCCGCTTGCGCCAATTTCCCAAAAATCATCGACCGTCATTTTGAGGAGGTCGTCGCGGCTGGTGCCAAGCTCCCGATGATGGAAAAGCGGTTCGCGAGCGCTGAGTTCGCCAAGGATTGCACGGAGAGCAGGGTTCAGCATTTTTCCTCTTTCAAACGTTCTCGACCAATTAAATCACTATAACGATCAAACCAGCCCGGGCTGCAAGCGAGACGGCCCAGCGCGTTTCGATTGAGTTCAGACCAGAGGCGCTAAATTCGATCACCGTCCTCGCCGGGTTCCTGTCCTTTGTGAACCGGTACTTCGAACTGGTAGACGCCGCAGTCGAGCCGCCGTGCTAAGCGCCTTCGGAAGTTGACAATTGGGCCGGTCAAACTGATGTTGCTGGAAGGCAAGCGTGAACCTCGAACAACTCCCGATATGGACGATCACCAGGTTACAAGTGTGTGTTTAAGTTGTGAACTGACGTCGGGACGCAAGCCGCTTCCTGGCGGGACAATATTCGAGACCGAGTATTTTCATGCTCACCAGGACGTCGCTTATCCCGTGCCCGGTCAAGTTATCGTCGCTGCGAAGCGTCATTTCAAGCTTTTGACTGATATGACTCCTGCTGAGACATCCGAGTTTCTACCCCTCGTTCAGAAGTTGAGGGGGCAGCAGGCAAAGCAGCTTGGTATCGAGCACGTCTACTATTTTTACAATGAGGATACGTCGCACCACTTTCATCTTTGGATGGTGCCTCGATATCCGTGGATGGCGCAGTTTGGAAAGTCCATCGACGCGGTACGTCCGGCGCTTCGCCATGCCCGCGATACCATGAACTCGAAGGCGGAACTCGCTTTTGTCGCAGAATCCGCCAATAAGCTGCGGCAGGGGATGCTTGGCGTGTAGGTCTGTGCTGCGAGGAGCGCTACAATACGGCGTTGCTTCAGGCGTGAAGTGCGGACTATATTCGGTCCGCTCTCTTCGCACATCAGTCCATAAGGACAGCACAGATGCTCCATCATGCGTCGTTCGGCGTCTCAAACATTGAGAAGTCGTACACCTTCTATGATGCCTTCTTTCGTGCCGGGGCAGGGTCCTCCGCTGGTGCAGGACATCATCTTGCCTTTCGCTCCAAGTCGAGAAGCAGTCAAACTATTTCATCTGGCTGCCTTGGCGCACGGGGGATCGACAACCAGTCGGCTCCTCTTGCCGCCGATCCAGGCACCCGGATGTATGGTAAGCGCCAACGCCGGAGCGCCGAGAACGATCCGGGTAGACAATTTTAAAGATCACTGCGGAAGAAACACGTTCATGCGGTTACGGTTTTCGACGACGGACTTGCGCCGACGGTTCGTCACATGGCGCATCCTGGACGATAACGTCGCACCCACTTTACCATGCCAACTCATCGGGTGAGAGCGCCGTGAAAGTGACTCTGGTTGGCCGCAAAGGGAACCTAGGGGGAAAACGGTTGGGATTTTTGAAAACTTGCCGCCGACAAATTTCGGGGACAGAATCATATCATGGTTGGCTACGTTGCGTTCGAGTCCAACAAAAAGATGCAATAGAGACGTGGCGGATCGGCTTCACTCAAATGGTGTCTTTATGAATTTCACTGCGACCGAAGGAATGGCACTTCCTTTGATTTAGCCCTGAAGGAGTGTGCTATGACAGCTTTCGGAAACGCGACACCAAACCG
The nucleotide sequence above comes from Ensifer adhaerens. Encoded proteins:
- a CDS encoding DUF4440 domain-containing protein, producing MLNPALRAILGELSAREPLFHHRELGTSRDDLLKMTVDDFWEIGASGKAYDREFVIENLLEFYKTPEPEGWSCSEFSIRQLAEGLYQLNYILQQPDRRTRRTTLWRKNADTWQIVFHQGTVIAE
- a CDS encoding HIT family protein is translated as MLLEGKREPRTTPDMDDHQVTSVCLSCELTSGRKPLPGGTIFETEYFHAHQDVAYPVPGQVIVAAKRHFKLLTDMTPAETSEFLPLVQKLRGQQAKQLGIEHVYYFYNEDTSHHFHLWMVPRYPWMAQFGKSIDAVRPALRHARDTMNSKAELAFVAESANKLRQGMLGV
- a CDS encoding isochorismatase family protein produces the protein MQCSGSDFLKLACNTHFSGKPKGAFLDTVLITGTLTNICCESSPRDAYASGFRVVFVVDATAASRDQDHNATLHNIYRSFGDVRPTDEAIALLSVYRV
- a CDS encoding DUF4258 domain-containing protein; protein product: MSNVVDFGARESEQPKKMSRGEFQKLVRDFTINGKVQYTRHAKQDHPERKITTTMIRNCLLKGTVIIDPIIDIKGNWKADVHRHGAGQELTVPVAIIWEKHVLVISAM
- a CDS encoding helix-turn-helix domain-containing protein yields the protein MYHYIECGLDNVYLASGYTVEDTSGYGETFSIEDMVGLHNAIGDSIVRQHRTMNGAEFRFLRLELDFSQRGLADRLSTNEQSIAKWEKASNKPVSNRAAERLLRIIYANKKKDEELSRLIESITESDQSLDAEQIQFRHESDGWHTALAA